In one Candidatus Planktophila versatilis genomic region, the following are encoded:
- the pheT gene encoding phenylalanine--tRNA ligase subunit beta, which yields MRAPLSWIKEFVEMPASITAEQISDALIRVGFEVEEIIHQGADLTGPLVFAKVLSIEEITEFKKAIRYVGLDCGEKQTRYVICGATNFAVGDLVVAALPGAVLPGDFKIGARETYGKVSNGMICSARELGIGDDHSGIMTFTEGSVAIGADAIEALLINDVIFDVAVNPDRGYALSIRGIAREVAGALGLSYTDPVDALRTLKFTDTGKGVSAKIADPATASVFYLRTLSHFDAKATTPIWMRRRIEKMGMRSISLVVDVTNYVMLELGQPLHAFDKSKIKGGLTIKRAGKAQPFTTLDGQVRQLDPDDLMVCDDEQPLALAGTMGGAFSEISETTTEIALEAVRFDPTCVAKNSRRHKLSSEASRRLERSVDPSLAQYASARFVQLLTENSPAQHVATVIAGEPRFSPMVKVDPAYISRIMGVDVAPSEIVKILRTIGCEVNEKTFEVNPPSWRADLLGQADFTEEVARMVGFDKIPSILPPRPKHASLTHSQKRRRAVSMMLASRGLAEVQTFPFTNQETIEALGFLGERASTYRIANPMSEEFPLLRVHMVPGLLEVAQRNISRGAKDFAIFEMGSIFRGVQKLVPMISPVLGQKPSSEEIASIYASLPPQAFHVAGLLVGKVENEDWQGKPRSYTWQDAIAFAQEVLQLCNHSWTIKRSDIAPWHPGRCAELLIDGKPVAHAGELHPRIVEMYGLPERSSAFAVALNALPDSPLVRPSTVGTMPAALQDVALIIDASVSALEVEQALRAGAGELLESISLFDRYDKIGDGKISLAFSLVFRASDRTLTGAEVSALRDSAVKSAEKATGAVLRTA from the coding sequence ATGCGCGCACCTTTATCGTGGATCAAGGAATTTGTTGAGATGCCTGCCTCCATTACCGCAGAACAAATCTCTGATGCCCTGATCCGCGTTGGTTTTGAAGTAGAAGAGATTATTCATCAGGGCGCAGACCTGACAGGCCCCTTGGTATTTGCCAAGGTACTAAGCATTGAAGAGATTACCGAGTTTAAGAAAGCCATTCGATATGTGGGTCTTGATTGTGGCGAGAAGCAGACCCGTTATGTCATTTGTGGGGCAACAAATTTTGCGGTTGGAGATTTGGTAGTCGCAGCTCTGCCGGGTGCAGTACTGCCAGGCGACTTCAAAATCGGTGCCCGTGAGACATACGGCAAAGTGTCCAACGGAATGATCTGTTCGGCCCGCGAACTTGGGATTGGAGATGACCACTCCGGAATCATGACATTTACAGAGGGATCAGTTGCGATCGGAGCCGATGCAATTGAAGCACTATTAATCAATGATGTCATATTCGATGTTGCCGTCAATCCGGATCGTGGCTACGCCTTGAGTATTCGCGGCATTGCACGTGAGGTTGCGGGCGCGCTAGGTCTTTCATATACCGACCCAGTTGATGCACTTCGCACACTTAAATTTACTGACACAGGCAAGGGTGTGAGTGCAAAGATTGCCGACCCAGCAACTGCTTCCGTGTTTTACTTACGAACCCTTTCACACTTTGATGCCAAGGCCACAACTCCAATCTGGATGCGCAGAAGGATTGAAAAGATGGGCATGCGCTCTATCTCCTTGGTTGTAGATGTCACTAACTATGTGATGCTTGAATTGGGTCAGCCACTTCACGCCTTCGATAAATCAAAGATAAAGGGTGGCCTCACCATTAAGCGGGCGGGCAAGGCGCAACCATTTACCACTCTCGATGGTCAGGTGCGCCAGTTAGATCCTGATGACCTGATGGTCTGCGATGACGAGCAACCACTTGCACTAGCTGGAACAATGGGTGGAGCGTTCTCAGAAATTTCAGAGACAACGACCGAGATAGCACTAGAAGCGGTTCGATTTGATCCAACCTGCGTTGCTAAGAATTCACGGCGCCACAAGCTTTCTTCGGAAGCATCACGTCGTTTAGAACGAAGTGTGGATCCCTCCCTTGCTCAATATGCATCAGCTCGATTTGTTCAGTTATTGACTGAAAATAGTCCAGCTCAACATGTAGCAACTGTGATTGCTGGTGAACCTCGATTTAGCCCCATGGTCAAAGTGGATCCGGCATATATCTCACGCATTATGGGTGTGGATGTGGCCCCTTCTGAAATAGTAAAGATTTTGCGCACCATTGGATGTGAAGTCAACGAAAAGACTTTCGAAGTAAATCCTCCATCTTGGCGTGCAGATTTACTCGGCCAAGCAGATTTCACGGAAGAAGTTGCTCGCATGGTTGGCTTTGACAAGATTCCGTCGATTCTTCCGCCACGACCAAAGCACGCATCACTCACTCATTCCCAGAAGCGTCGTCGCGCAGTTTCGATGATGCTAGCTAGTCGGGGCTTGGCTGAAGTTCAAACTTTTCCCTTCACCAACCAAGAAACAATTGAGGCGTTGGGCTTCCTGGGTGAGCGCGCATCCACATATCGCATTGCAAACCCGATGTCGGAAGAGTTCCCGTTACTGCGAGTACACATGGTCCCAGGATTGTTGGAAGTAGCGCAGCGCAATATCAGCAGAGGTGCAAAAGACTTTGCAATCTTTGAGATGGGATCTATTTTCCGAGGGGTCCAAAAACTTGTTCCGATGATTTCACCAGTGCTAGGTCAAAAACCGAGTTCTGAAGAGATTGCATCTATTTACGCCAGTTTGCCACCACAGGCTTTCCACGTTGCGGGGCTACTGGTTGGAAAAGTGGAGAACGAGGACTGGCAGGGTAAGCCGCGTTCTTACACCTGGCAGGATGCAATCGCATTTGCGCAGGAAGTCCTGCAGCTGTGCAATCATTCTTGGACAATAAAGCGTTCAGATATCGCGCCATGGCATCCTGGCCGTTGCGCTGAATTACTCATTGACGGCAAACCTGTTGCCCATGCGGGCGAACTTCATCCAAGGATCGTAGAGATGTATGGTCTTCCGGAACGTTCCTCAGCTTTTGCAGTTGCACTCAATGCGTTGCCAGATTCACCTTTGGTCCGTCCCTCTACCGTGGGCACTATGCCGGCGGCGCTCCAAGATGTGGCGCTGATTATCGATGCATCGGTCTCAGCGCTAGAGGTCGAGCAGGCGCTGCGGGCAGGTGCGGGCGAGCTCCTAGAATCAATCTCCCTCTTTGACCGCTACGACAAAATAGGTGACGGCAAAATTTCCTTGGCCTTCTCCTTAGTTTTCCGAGCTTCGGACCGCACCCTCACGGGGGCAGAAGTCAGCGCGCTGCGAGATTCAGCGGTGAAATCAGCGGAGAAAGCTACTGGCGCAGTTCTGCGCACTGCATAA
- the argC gene encoding N-acetyl-gamma-glutamyl-phosphate reductase, protein MKTGIIGGSGYAGGELLRLLAGHPHFQVAAVAAHSNAGESITSIHPQLRSYDNQKFIAFSAEAFTDCQLLFLALPHGESSKIISQLPKGAKIVDLGADYRLSDAQQWEKYYGGTHAGTWSYGLADIAQYKSAIAQAQYVANPGCYATAIALGAAPASSIADLSDCVVVAASGTTGAGRNAKVNLLASEVSGSLSSYKFGGTHQHTPEIEETLSKISGQDVKISFTPVLAPMPRGILATVTAKLTKKITSEEAHQLYSDYFADSAFVSVLEFGVMPKTSAVLGSNNVQMQVAVDAHTSRLVVSVAIDNLGKGAAGQAIQNANIMCGFAETAGLDFDGIGA, encoded by the coding sequence ATGAAAACTGGGATTATCGGCGGCAGTGGATATGCGGGAGGAGAACTCCTGCGGCTGCTAGCTGGGCACCCACATTTTCAGGTAGCCGCTGTTGCGGCTCATTCCAATGCGGGGGAGTCGATTACTTCGATTCATCCACAACTAAGAAGTTATGACAATCAGAAGTTCATCGCCTTCTCAGCCGAAGCATTTACCGATTGCCAGCTGCTCTTTCTTGCACTGCCACATGGAGAATCTTCCAAGATAATTTCGCAACTTCCTAAGGGAGCAAAGATTGTTGATTTAGGTGCGGATTACAGATTAAGCGATGCCCAGCAGTGGGAGAAGTATTACGGTGGCACACACGCCGGGACGTGGAGCTATGGGCTAGCTGATATCGCGCAGTACAAGAGCGCAATTGCACAGGCGCAATATGTTGCAAACCCGGGATGTTATGCGACAGCTATCGCACTGGGAGCTGCACCGGCTTCTAGTATCGCTGATCTCTCTGATTGCGTGGTCGTGGCAGCATCAGGAACAACTGGCGCGGGCAGAAATGCAAAAGTAAACCTACTCGCCAGTGAGGTTTCAGGATCTCTGAGTTCCTATAAATTCGGTGGAACACATCAACACACCCCTGAAATCGAAGAGACATTGAGCAAGATTAGTGGGCAAGATGTGAAGATTTCTTTCACTCCAGTCTTGGCTCCGATGCCGAGAGGAATCCTGGCTACGGTTACCGCCAAGCTGACCAAGAAGATTACCTCTGAAGAGGCACATCAGCTTTATAGCGATTATTTTGCAGATTCAGCATTTGTTTCGGTACTTGAATTTGGAGTCATGCCAAAGACATCAGCTGTTTTGGGATCTAATAATGTGCAGATGCAGGTTGCAGTTGACGCTCACACCTCAAGACTTGTTGTTTCAGTAGCGATAGATAATCTAGGCAAGGGCGCCGCGGGGCAAGCTATTCAAAACGCCAACATCATGTGTGGTTTTGCTGAGACTGCCGGACTCGATTTCGATGGGATTGGCGCGTGA
- the argB gene encoding acetylglutamate kinase, whose translation MIIVKFGGHAMSDSHGEFAQAIADAISQGVEIVIVHGGGPQIGSALESAGITTEFIGGFRVTTPEVFQIVERVLAKEIGPAVAQSLCNHGIKAVAISGRDSKTLIAEKLTTLVDGTRADLGLVGNVIEVNPQEIQRLVTQGSVPIISPVATDALGTHGFNVNADIAAAAIAGALEAQWLIIMTDVEGIYRNWPDKDSLISEISVEELQGIKSTFADGMAPKVQSCLDAIGAGAHAVRIIDGRNPQALKSALLGVGGTLVFA comes from the coding sequence GTGATTATCGTGAAGTTCGGTGGCCATGCGATGTCGGATTCACATGGTGAATTTGCGCAAGCTATTGCAGATGCCATCTCTCAGGGGGTCGAGATCGTGATTGTTCATGGTGGTGGGCCACAAATTGGTTCGGCACTTGAATCAGCTGGGATTACAACGGAATTTATCGGCGGATTTCGCGTCACCACCCCTGAGGTTTTCCAGATCGTTGAGAGAGTGTTAGCAAAAGAGATTGGTCCTGCCGTTGCACAGTCCCTATGCAACCACGGAATCAAAGCGGTTGCTATCTCTGGTCGGGATTCTAAAACGCTGATTGCAGAGAAGTTGACCACTTTAGTAGATGGAACAAGAGCTGATCTAGGTCTTGTCGGAAATGTTATTGAAGTGAACCCGCAAGAGATTCAAAGGCTAGTGACACAAGGAAGCGTGCCAATAATTTCACCGGTAGCAACGGATGCACTTGGCACACATGGATTTAACGTCAATGCTGATATCGCAGCGGCGGCAATCGCAGGTGCGTTAGAAGCCCAATGGCTGATCATCATGACTGATGTCGAGGGAATCTATCGGAATTGGCCGGATAAGGATTCATTAATCTCAGAGATTTCTGTGGAAGAGCTGCAAGGGATTAAATCTACATTTGCAGATGGGATGGCCCCCAAGGTGCAATCTTGCTTAGATGCCATTGGCGCAGGTGCACATGCGGTGCGGATTATTGATGGCAGAAACCCCCAGGCCCTGAAGAGCGCCCTCCTGGGCGTTGGCGGAACGTTGGTCTTCGCATGA
- a CDS encoding acetylornithine transaminase produces the protein MKRWINSLQDNYGTPSIELVSGKGSYVKDAQGKLYLDFLAGIATNVLGHGHPAIVKAVTKQVSTLGHVSNFYAHPNVLQLAEKLQKLTGDKSARVFFCNSGAEANEAALKLSRRTGRTGIVATKESFHGRTMGALSLTGQPSKRNPFKPLLRGISHVTFGDSRAMKRKINKRTAMVIIEPIMGEAGVIVPPANYLQDVRRYCDENGALLVFDCVQTGMGRTGDWFGYEYSGVKPDVITLAKGLGGGLPLGAMIALGPASHLFKAGDHGSTFGGNPIATAAALAVIGAIEKEKILIHVNEVSSYLFAELALVPGVTEVRGAGLLIGLTLDQGCAKELVKKSQELGLLINAPSESIIRIAPALNISLRDAKKFVTIFTAALAQVRHG, from the coding sequence ATGAAGCGTTGGATAAATTCACTTCAAGATAATTACGGAACTCCTTCCATCGAGTTAGTCTCTGGAAAAGGTTCATATGTCAAAGATGCCCAAGGCAAGCTGTACCTAGATTTCTTGGCTGGCATCGCCACTAATGTTTTGGGTCATGGCCATCCTGCAATTGTGAAAGCTGTGACAAAACAGGTTTCTACATTGGGTCATGTGAGTAACTTCTACGCCCACCCAAATGTGTTGCAATTGGCTGAGAAACTACAGAAGCTCACCGGTGATAAGTCAGCACGAGTCTTCTTCTGCAATTCTGGTGCGGAAGCAAATGAGGCGGCCCTGAAGTTAAGTCGTCGCACGGGCAGAACCGGCATTGTTGCAACGAAGGAATCTTTCCACGGTAGAACGATGGGTGCGTTATCACTCACCGGTCAGCCATCAAAACGAAATCCATTTAAGCCGTTACTTCGCGGGATCTCCCACGTCACCTTCGGTGATTCACGTGCGATGAAGCGAAAGATCAATAAGAGAACTGCCATGGTAATTATCGAACCCATCATGGGCGAAGCCGGGGTCATTGTCCCGCCTGCTAATTACTTACAAGATGTTCGTAGATATTGCGATGAGAACGGTGCTCTCCTCGTCTTCGACTGCGTGCAGACAGGGATGGGTCGCACCGGTGACTGGTTTGGCTATGAGTATTCAGGTGTTAAGCCCGATGTGATTACCTTGGCTAAAGGCTTAGGAGGAGGACTCCCACTTGGAGCGATGATCGCACTTGGCCCCGCCTCTCATCTTTTTAAAGCCGGCGATCACGGTTCAACTTTTGGGGGAAATCCGATTGCAACGGCGGCAGCCCTTGCCGTAATTGGCGCAATTGAGAAAGAGAAGATTCTCATCCATGTTAATGAAGTGAGTTCCTATCTTTTTGCCGAACTCGCTCTTGTTCCTGGAGTTACTGAAGTCCGAGGAGCAGGGCTACTGATTGGACTTACCCTGGATCAAGGATGTGCGAAGGAGCTTGTGAAGAAGAGCCAAGAGCTGGGGCTACTGATTAATGCACCGAGTGAATCAATTATTCGTATTGCGCCAGCTCTGAATATTTCATTACGTGATGCAAAGAAGTTTGTAACGATATTCACTGCAGCCCTAGCGCAGGTGCGTCATGGCTAG
- the argR gene encoding arginine repressor — protein MASVSARRAKAISLIKGGLIHSQSDLVKELKKAGFAVTQATASRDLEEIGAVRGRSATGDSVYTISASGEASLSRSMPLPSELILSVESSGNLAVIHTPPGGAQLLASSLDHSGISSIIGTIAGDDTVLVVARKASGGAQLAKELLSYGQVKKVRGRK, from the coding sequence ATGGCTAGTGTGAGCGCACGGAGAGCAAAGGCGATTTCGCTGATTAAGGGCGGGCTCATTCATTCCCAATCTGATCTGGTGAAAGAGCTTAAGAAGGCTGGCTTTGCAGTTACCCAAGCCACCGCGAGCCGTGACCTGGAAGAGATTGGCGCTGTGCGGGGCAGATCGGCCACGGGCGATTCGGTCTACACGATCTCGGCTTCAGGTGAGGCTTCACTTTCGCGTTCTATGCCGCTGCCTTCTGAATTAATTCTCTCTGTTGAATCCAGTGGAAATTTGGCTGTCATTCACACGCCACCCGGGGGAGCACAATTGCTTGCAAGTTCACTCGATCACTCTGGAATTTCTTCAATTATCGGAACTATCGCAGGTGACGACACGGTCTTAGTTGTCGCTAGAAAAGCAAGCGGTGGGGCGCAACTAGCGAAAGAATTACTCTCATACGGGCAAGTCAAGAAGGTTAGAGGGAGAAAATAA